The following proteins come from a genomic window of Sorghum bicolor cultivar BTx623 chromosome 3, Sorghum_bicolor_NCBIv3, whole genome shotgun sequence:
- the LOC8054932 gene encoding polygalacturonase At1g48100, with the protein MKLRAKGLGLLLLLVLLAICSTIEVSEARRGKHWRSSRSSPGSSQLKKGKGKKSSSRRQHGSNRPSPKPPVSSTPSSGAGKGNQNPYQPSPNAPPSPANGSRHSTPKLPPTSSCGKGHQQPSQPPPATSQGAVFNVVDFGAKGDGVTDDTKAFEGAWAAACNQGASTVLVPPELEFLVGPISFSGPYCKPNIVFQLEGTILAPTSAKSWGSGLLQWLEFTKLNGIVIQGNGIINGRGQQWWTYLDPEDEDDDDTYDVEFERMPQIKPTALRFYGSFNVVVAGITIVNSSQCHLKFDNCQGVMVHDVTISSPENSLNTDGIHLQNSKDVSIHHTNLACGDDCISIQTGCSNINIHNVNCGPGHGISIGGLGRDNTKACVSNVTVRDVNMFRTMNGVRIKTWQGGVGLVQDIRFSNIQVSEVQTPIIIDQFYCDRSTCRNQTSAVAVSGVQYENIRGTFTIKPVHFACSDSLPCSGISLTGVQLRPVQVPHYHLNNPFCWQAFGELYTPTVPPIACLQIGKPAGNNLQSYDDIC; encoded by the exons ATGAAGCTGAGAGCAAAAGGCCTCGGCCTCCTGCTTCTCCTTGTCCTGCTTGCTATTTGCTCCACCATTGAAGTCAGCGAGGCGAGAAGAGGCAAGCATTGGCGGTCGTCGAGGAGCTCACCAGGCTCCTCTCAGCTCAAGAAAGGCAAAGGAAAGAAGAGCAGCTCCCGCCGGCAACACGGCAGCAACCGGCCAAGTCCGAAGCCACCGGTCAGCTCCACGCCAAGCTCTGGTGCTGGTAAAGGAAATCAGAATCCATACCAACCAAGCCCGAATGCCCCTCCAAGCCCTGCCAATGGCAGTAGGCATTCCACTCCCAAGCTGCCGCCGACTTCAAGCTGTGGGAAGGGTCATCAACAGCCATCGCAGCCGCCACCAGCAACCTCGCAGGGTGCAGTATTCAATGTGGTTGATTTTGGAGCCAAGGGTGACGGAGTTACAGATGATACTAAG GCTTTTGAAGGAGCGTGGGCTGCTGCCTGCAACCAGGGGGCATCTACAGTTCTCGTACCACCAGAACTAGAGTTCCTTGTTGGGCCAATCTCGTTCTCTGGACCTTACTGCAAACCGAATATTGTCTTTCAG CTGGAAGGAACAATCCTAGCTCCAACCAGTGCTAAATCCTGGGGTTCTGGCTTGCTCCAGTGGCTGGAGTTCACCAAACTAAATGGAATAGTTATTCAAGGGAACGGCATTATAAATGGGAGAGGGCAACAGTGGTGGACCTACTTAGACCCAGAggatgaggatgatgatgacacg TACGATGTGGAGTTTGAAAGAATGCCACAGATTAAACCTACA GCATTGAGGTTTTATGGTAGTTTCAACGTTGTAGTAGCTGGTATCACTATTGTCAACAGCTCACAGTGCCATCTTAAGTTTGACAACTGTCAAGGAGTGATGGTCCATGACGTGACTATATCCTCCCCTGAGAACAGTCTCAACACTGACGGAATACACCTGCAGAACTCCAAAGATGTCAGCATTCATCATACAAACCTGGCTTGTG GTGACGACTGCATCTCCATCCAGACAGGATGCAGCAACATAAATATACACAACGTGAATTGTGGACCAGGCCATGGAATCAGCATAGGTGGACTAGGTCGAGACAACACAAAAGCATGTGTATCAAATGTTACAGTAAGAGACGTCAACATGTTCAGAACCATGAATGGTGTCAGAATCAAGACCTGGCAG GGTGGTGTAGGATTGGTTCAAGACATAAGGTTCTCAAATATACAAGTCTCAGAGGTTCAAACACCCATTATCATAGATCAGTTTTATTGTGACAGAAGCACTTGCAGAAATCAAACATCAGCAGTGGCAGTATCAGGAGTTCAATATGAGAATATCAGAGGAACATTTACAATCAAGCCTGTCCATTTTGCATGCAGTGACAGCTTACCTTGTTCAGGAATCTCTCTTACCGGTGTGCAACTCAGACCAGTGCAAGTACCCCACTACCACCTGAATAACCCATTCTGCTGGCAAGCTTTTGGGGAGCTCTACACTCCAACCGTCCCTCCCATAGCTTGCTTGCAGATTGGAAAACCTGCTGGCAATAACTTACAGTCATATGACGACATATGCTGA